The following proteins are encoded in a genomic region of Polynucleobacter paludilacus:
- a CDS encoding DUF4390 domain-containing protein: MSQSIKQLLLCILLALGLGAGVAYAEGIKIKSVELERADNDWLLNATFQIELSPGLEDAVQKGVVLYFQTEFDLTRSRWYWFDEKSILAQKQARLSYQPLTKQYRISSEGFTFSAPTIAEALQVIGSIGGWRVIEGAQIDPSKSYTAALKMSLDLSKLPKPFQVNALNNRDWNISSEWLHFPFNPTGQNLIQR; this comes from the coding sequence ATGAGTCAAAGCATTAAACAATTGCTTCTCTGCATACTATTGGCGCTGGGTTTGGGTGCGGGCGTTGCCTATGCTGAGGGAATCAAAATCAAATCCGTCGAGTTGGAGCGGGCTGATAACGACTGGCTACTCAATGCCACTTTTCAAATTGAACTATCGCCGGGCCTGGAAGATGCAGTTCAAAAAGGGGTGGTTTTATATTTTCAAACCGAATTTGATTTAACCCGTTCGCGCTGGTACTGGTTTGATGAAAAATCGATCTTGGCCCAAAAGCAAGCCCGACTCTCTTATCAGCCCCTCACGAAACAGTATCGAATTTCATCAGAAGGTTTTACCTTTTCTGCGCCCACCATTGCTGAGGCGCTTCAAGTGATTGGTAGCATTGGTGGTTGGCGCGTGATTGAGGGCGCTCAAATTGACCCCAGTAAGTCGTATACGGCGGCACTAAAAATGTCGCTTGATTTGAGTAAGCTTCCTAAGCCGTTTCAAGTGAATGCACTCAATAATCGCGACTGGAATATTAGTAGCGAGTGGCTACATTTCCCTTTTAATCCCACAGGACAAAACCTGATTCAGCGATGA
- the rsmB gene encoding 16S rRNA (cytosine(967)-C(5))-methyltransferase RsmB — protein sequence MQSWDFILSWSRKKRVGLTERPGSHNLPLSEAITIAAQALGEVMRGRSLGEVLDQLGAHERPIVQSLTFDALRKWNGSQELIKEFVPKAPPPETAHLLSVAIALFLHGDQKTYATHTIVDQAVEACGLYDKTLYAKGMVNAVLRKVSQKFQAIATKGYAPDPISMYYPAWWRANLKQSYPKEWQAIGFQQAQRAPLILRVNVRQYTREQYQAMLAQSGIASKPLDTLAGVLLPSALILDEAVPVSDLPEFYSGAVSVQDSGAQLAAILLDPKVGDLILDACAAPGGKTAHLLELADANTVALEIDKHRLARIGGNLDRLRLHTDKVQIVRGDASQSSWWDGKPFDKILLDAPCSASGIVARHPDIPFLRRASDIAQLQQKQQSIMAQAWQMLKPNGTLLYITCSIFPEEGEDQAKWFAAKYPNALRLSAPGQILPTATNDGFYYALFKKNGS from the coding sequence ATGCAAAGCTGGGACTTCATACTCAGTTGGAGCAGAAAGAAGCGAGTCGGTTTGACTGAGCGCCCAGGAAGTCATAATCTGCCTTTATCAGAGGCAATCACGATCGCAGCCCAAGCGCTTGGCGAAGTCATGCGCGGCAGGTCATTGGGCGAAGTGCTCGATCAGCTTGGCGCACATGAGCGCCCCATCGTCCAAAGTCTGACTTTTGATGCTTTGCGCAAATGGAATGGCTCACAAGAACTCATCAAAGAGTTTGTGCCGAAGGCGCCACCTCCTGAAACAGCTCATCTCTTAAGCGTAGCGATTGCATTATTTTTACATGGCGACCAGAAGACTTATGCCACGCATACGATTGTCGATCAGGCAGTTGAGGCTTGCGGCCTTTACGACAAAACCCTTTATGCCAAGGGGATGGTCAATGCTGTATTACGTAAGGTGAGTCAGAAGTTTCAAGCGATTGCCACCAAGGGCTATGCGCCCGACCCGATTTCCATGTATTACCCAGCATGGTGGCGTGCCAATTTAAAGCAGTCTTACCCTAAAGAGTGGCAAGCGATTGGTTTTCAGCAAGCCCAGCGTGCCCCATTAATACTTCGTGTCAACGTACGGCAATATACGCGTGAGCAATATCAAGCTATGTTGGCTCAAAGCGGAATTGCTTCAAAACCCCTTGATACCCTGGCTGGCGTTCTTCTTCCCTCGGCGCTAATCCTAGATGAGGCTGTGCCTGTCTCAGACCTGCCCGAGTTTTACAGTGGAGCTGTTTCAGTGCAGGACTCCGGGGCTCAATTAGCCGCAATATTGTTAGATCCAAAAGTAGGCGACTTAATTCTAGACGCCTGTGCAGCCCCTGGTGGCAAAACGGCGCACTTATTAGAGTTGGCCGATGCGAATACAGTAGCTTTAGAAATAGATAAACACCGCCTTGCCCGTATCGGCGGAAATTTAGATCGCCTGCGCCTACATACCGACAAGGTGCAGATTGTGAGAGGGGATGCCTCGCAATCTTCTTGGTGGGACGGCAAGCCTTTTGACAAAATTCTGCTTGATGCCCCTTGCTCCGCATCGGGCATTGTGGCCCGCCATCCCGATATCCCTTTTCTGCGTCGCGCCTCGGATATTGCTCAGTTGCAGCAAAAACAGCAGAGCATTATGGCGCAGGCTTGGCAAATGCTAAAACCAAATGGCACGCTTTTATATATCACTTGCTCTATTTTTCCGGAAGAAGGGGAAGACCAGGCTAAATGGTTTGCAGCAAAATACCCCAATGCATTACGATTAAGCGCTCCAGGACAGATTCTCCCGACCGCTACAAATGATGGTTTTTACTATGCCTTGTTTAAGAAAAATGGGTCATGA
- the fmt gene encoding methionyl-tRNA formyltransferase, which translates to MKIVFAGTPEFAAQAMRAIDAAGHQIVLVLTQPDRRAGRGMHLHASPVKTFALEKNISVLQPSTLKRNATEVAKKAEAESAYQKLAKLEFDAMVVVAYGLLLPQDVLDLAEKEGRFGCFNIHASLLPRWRGAAPIQRAIEAGDKKTGVCIMQMDAGLDTGDVVLRQELYIAKEETSASLHDRLADMGASLIVQTLNALDARHALVRSPQAKDGVSYADKILKSEGEINWQLSANEIDRRIRAFNPFPGASATLGGEPIKIFNSALAAQTLPRQSAAPGQILGASETGVYVQCGDGVVELTEVQRPGGKRMNAKLGLHTQLEQKEASRFD; encoded by the coding sequence ATGAAAATTGTCTTTGCTGGAACCCCTGAGTTTGCAGCTCAAGCAATGCGCGCTATCGACGCGGCAGGCCATCAAATTGTTTTGGTGTTGACACAACCAGATCGTCGAGCCGGCAGGGGAATGCATTTACATGCAAGTCCAGTTAAAACATTTGCGCTTGAAAAGAATATTTCTGTTTTACAACCAAGCACACTCAAACGCAATGCTACCGAAGTTGCAAAAAAAGCCGAGGCAGAGAGCGCCTATCAAAAGCTTGCTAAGCTAGAGTTTGATGCGATGGTGGTAGTTGCTTATGGTTTGCTCTTGCCCCAAGATGTTTTAGATCTTGCAGAAAAAGAAGGTCGCTTTGGTTGCTTTAATATTCATGCCTCTCTCTTGCCTCGTTGGCGAGGTGCAGCGCCGATTCAAAGGGCGATAGAGGCGGGCGATAAGAAGACAGGTGTATGCATTATGCAAATGGATGCGGGCTTGGATACAGGCGATGTCGTCTTGAGACAAGAGCTTTATATCGCAAAAGAAGAAACAAGTGCGTCTTTGCATGATCGCTTAGCAGATATGGGCGCAAGCCTCATTGTGCAAACACTCAATGCTTTAGATGCTAGACATGCTTTAGTGAGAAGTCCGCAAGCAAAAGATGGCGTTAGCTATGCAGACAAAATTCTCAAGAGCGAAGGGGAGATTAATTGGCAGCTCAGTGCCAACGAAATCGATCGACGGATTCGTGCCTTTAATCCTTTTCCTGGCGCAAGCGCCACTCTGGGCGGAGAGCCTATCAAGATTTTCAATTCTGCCCTGGCAGCACAGACGCTACCAAGACAGTCAGCCGCTCCAGGACAAATATTGGGGGCATCTGAAACCGGAGTTTATGTTCAATGCGGAGATGGAGTTGTTGAGCTAACTGAAGTTCAGCGTCCCGGCGGAAAAAGAATGAATGCAAAGCTGGGACTTCATACTCAGTTGGAGCAGAAAGAAGCGAGTCGGTTTGACTGA
- the def gene encoding peptide deformylase: protein MALLPVLCYPDPRLQKRAKPVEKVDERIKAIVKDMAETMYEAPGVGLAATQVDIHEQIIVIDVSDEQNELMVFINPELVWTSPEKKSWREGCLSVPEYYDEVERPANIRVKALDVHGKSFELEADGLLAVCLQHEMDHLKGKVFVEYLSLLKRNRISLKMKKRAKELVEQRQA, encoded by the coding sequence ATGGCCTTATTACCCGTCCTTTGCTACCCAGACCCCCGCTTACAAAAGCGGGCCAAACCTGTTGAGAAGGTAGATGAGCGTATCAAAGCAATTGTCAAGGATATGGCAGAGACCATGTACGAAGCCCCCGGCGTTGGCTTGGCCGCTACGCAAGTAGATATCCATGAGCAAATCATTGTGATTGACGTTTCTGATGAGCAGAATGAACTAATGGTGTTCATTAATCCTGAGCTTGTATGGACCAGCCCAGAAAAAAAATCGTGGCGCGAGGGATGTCTCTCAGTGCCCGAGTATTACGATGAAGTGGAGCGCCCTGCCAATATTCGCGTCAAAGCGCTCGATGTCCATGGCAAATCTTTTGAGTTAGAGGCGGATGGTTTGCTTGCAGTATGTCTACAGCACGAGATGGATCACCTAAAAGGAAAAGTTTTTGTTGAGTACCTATCTCTACTAAAGCGAAATCGCATCTCTCTCAAAATGAAAAAGCGCGCCAAAGAGTTAGTGGAGCAGCGTCAAGCGTAG
- the dprA gene encoding DNA-processing protein DprA codes for MRNKPSSAQIHRLSLGAPNYPKRLLDLADPPTTIYIAGKVELLSLPMVAIVGSRAPSQEGLRNAHCFAQALASSGLLVISGLAKGIDGVSHRAALSLSRPTLAICGTGLDLTYPPEHQTLAKEIWGNGLLLSELPLGVGPRAFHFPRRNRLIAALALGVLVVEAAQRSGSLITARLALELGREVFAIPSSIHSPLSAGCHHLIGQGAKLVASPKEVLEELIY; via the coding sequence ATGAGAAACAAACCGAGCTCCGCACAAATTCACCGTCTATCTTTGGGCGCCCCCAATTACCCTAAACGCTTGCTTGACTTGGCAGACCCTCCTACTACTATTTATATAGCTGGAAAAGTTGAATTGCTGAGTTTGCCGATGGTGGCAATTGTCGGCTCTCGAGCCCCCAGTCAAGAGGGGCTTAGAAATGCCCACTGCTTTGCTCAGGCTCTGGCAAGCTCGGGTCTTCTGGTAATTTCAGGGCTAGCTAAAGGCATTGATGGAGTCTCACATCGAGCAGCACTTAGTTTGAGCCGGCCAACCTTAGCAATCTGTGGCACTGGCCTAGATCTTACCTACCCCCCTGAACATCAAACACTAGCCAAAGAGATTTGGGGAAATGGTCTTTTATTAAGCGAACTGCCTTTGGGTGTCGGGCCCAGGGCCTTTCATTTCCCGCGTCGCAACCGCTTGATTGCTGCCTTGGCCTTGGGTGTTTTGGTGGTAGAGGCTGCTCAGCGCTCGGGCTCCCTCATCACGGCACGCCTTGCGCTGGAATTGGGCAGGGAAGTTTTTGCCATCCCCTCGTCGATTCACAGCCCCTTGTCTGCTGGATGCCACCATTTAATTGGGCAAGGAGCAAAACTGGTCGCCTCTCCAAAAGAAGTTCTGGAAGAGCTGATTTATTGA
- a CDS encoding DNA topoisomerase III, whose product MAKAPTKTSSKSSGVDHPKALIIAEKPSVANDIAKALGGFTKHEDYFESADFVVSSAVGHLLEIAAPEEYDVKRGKWSFANLPVVPPHFDLRPIAKTESRLKVLQKLIKRKDINALINACDAGREGELIFRLIAQHAKATQGVKRLWLQSMTPNAIREGFAKLRSDEEMQPLADAARCRSEADWLVGINGTRAMTAFNSKSGGFFLTTVGRVQTPTLSIVVEREELIRKFVSKDYWEVKAEFIAAAGVYEGRWFDPKFKKDVAAPDARENRLWSEAAAQSIVAACRDKKASVTEEAKPATQLAPQLFDLTSLQREANARFGFSAKNTLGLAQALYERHKVLTYPRTDSKALPEDYLDTVKQTIENLAAHSQELRPFAEQILKGDPKDPKNKAGYGWIKPNKRIFDDSKISDHFAIIPTLEAPKTLSEPEFKLYDLVVRRFLAVFYPAAEFRVTTRITETSGHHFKTEGRVLVHPGWLTVYGKANQADDELVAVKEGESVQTESIAAVPLKTKPPARYSEATLLSAMESAGKWVDDDEMREAMAEKGLGTPATRAAIIEGLLAEKYMVREARELIPTAKAFQLMTLLRGLDVEELTRPDLTGNWENKLALIEQRKMSRDTFMQEIAQMTQRIVKRAKEYDSDTIPGDYATLQTPCPHCKGAVKENYRRFACEKCGFTISKTPGGRAFEYPEVEELLKEKTIGPLQGFRSKMGRPFAAIIKLSEIPEDDADYPNAGFKLEFDFGNSQEDESEAIDFTGRQALGVCPKCSGAVYEDGMRYLCEHNTGPAKTCDFKTGKVVLQQEISTEQVQKLLKEGKTDLLANFKSNRTGRGFKAYLALGADGKIGFEFEAKAPKAEGAAPAKKRAGASAASKSAVKPKRASKAASSKT is encoded by the coding sequence GTGGCTAAAGCACCTACCAAAACCAGCTCAAAGTCTTCTGGGGTCGATCACCCAAAAGCGCTGATCATTGCCGAAAAACCGTCGGTAGCCAACGACATCGCTAAAGCCCTGGGTGGATTTACAAAGCATGAAGATTATTTTGAGAGCGCAGACTTTGTCGTCTCCTCTGCCGTGGGTCACCTGCTAGAAATTGCTGCCCCTGAAGAATATGACGTCAAACGAGGCAAGTGGTCCTTTGCCAACTTACCAGTGGTTCCTCCGCACTTTGATCTACGTCCAATTGCCAAAACAGAATCCCGCCTGAAAGTATTACAAAAACTGATTAAGCGCAAAGATATCAATGCACTGATTAATGCATGTGACGCGGGCCGCGAGGGCGAACTTATTTTTCGATTAATTGCTCAGCATGCCAAAGCAACCCAAGGGGTAAAACGGCTCTGGTTGCAATCGATGACCCCGAACGCCATTCGGGAGGGTTTTGCAAAACTTCGTAGCGATGAAGAAATGCAGCCCCTTGCTGATGCTGCTCGTTGCCGCTCTGAAGCCGATTGGTTAGTTGGTATTAATGGCACTCGCGCCATGACTGCCTTTAATAGTAAAAGTGGTGGATTCTTTTTGACCACAGTTGGTCGGGTTCAAACGCCAACGTTATCGATTGTGGTTGAGCGCGAAGAATTAATTCGCAAGTTTGTCTCTAAAGATTATTGGGAAGTGAAGGCCGAGTTCATCGCCGCTGCAGGCGTGTATGAAGGTCGCTGGTTTGATCCGAAATTTAAGAAAGATGTTGCCGCGCCAGATGCCCGTGAGAACCGCCTGTGGAGCGAGGCAGCCGCACAAAGCATTGTTGCTGCCTGTAGGGACAAAAAAGCCAGTGTTACTGAAGAAGCAAAACCTGCCACGCAGCTTGCACCACAACTATTTGATTTAACCAGCTTGCAGCGCGAAGCAAATGCGCGTTTTGGTTTCTCAGCCAAGAATACTTTAGGTCTTGCACAAGCCCTATATGAAAGACACAAAGTTTTAACTTATCCAAGAACAGACTCCAAAGCATTGCCAGAAGACTATCTAGATACCGTTAAACAAACCATTGAGAATCTGGCAGCACACTCTCAAGAGCTGCGCCCTTTTGCTGAGCAAATATTAAAGGGCGACCCTAAGGATCCAAAGAATAAGGCTGGCTATGGTTGGATTAAGCCTAATAAGCGCATCTTTGATGACAGCAAAATCTCTGATCACTTTGCAATCATTCCAACGCTTGAGGCTCCAAAAACACTTAGCGAACCCGAGTTCAAGCTCTATGACTTGGTGGTCCGTCGTTTCTTGGCAGTGTTCTATCCTGCTGCTGAATTTCGTGTTACTACACGCATCACTGAAACCTCAGGACACCATTTCAAAACGGAGGGGCGAGTCTTGGTTCACCCAGGCTGGTTAACCGTTTATGGAAAAGCCAATCAGGCCGATGATGAATTGGTTGCCGTTAAAGAAGGTGAAAGTGTTCAGACTGAATCTATTGCAGCAGTGCCATTAAAGACCAAGCCTCCAGCCCGTTACTCTGAGGCGACCTTGCTCTCCGCGATGGAAAGTGCAGGCAAATGGGTTGATGATGATGAGATGCGCGAAGCCATGGCTGAGAAGGGTCTTGGCACTCCAGCAACGCGTGCGGCGATTATCGAGGGCTTGCTAGCAGAAAAATATATGGTGCGCGAAGCCCGCGAACTCATTCCAACTGCAAAAGCCTTTCAGCTAATGACCTTGTTGCGCGGGCTCGATGTGGAAGAGCTCACGCGTCCCGATCTCACTGGCAATTGGGAAAATAAACTGGCGCTGATCGAGCAACGCAAGATGAGTCGTGATACCTTCATGCAAGAAATTGCGCAAATGACGCAACGCATTGTGAAGCGTGCAAAAGAGTATGACAGCGACACCATTCCTGGTGACTATGCCACTTTGCAAACGCCTTGTCCTCATTGCAAGGGCGCCGTTAAAGAAAACTATCGACGCTTTGCTTGTGAGAAATGTGGCTTCACCATCAGCAAAACGCCTGGTGGTCGTGCCTTTGAATATCCCGAAGTTGAAGAGCTGCTTAAAGAGAAAACTATCGGGCCATTGCAAGGCTTTCGCAGCAAAATGGGTAGACCATTTGCGGCCATTATTAAATTGAGTGAAATTCCTGAGGATGATGCAGATTATCCAAACGCGGGCTTTAAGTTAGAGTTTGACTTCGGCAACTCCCAAGAAGATGAGTCCGAAGCAATCGATTTCACTGGACGACAAGCTTTGGGCGTATGTCCAAAATGTTCTGGCGCAGTATATGAAGATGGTATGCGTTATCTCTGTGAGCACAATACAGGTCCCGCCAAAACTTGCGACTTCAAAACAGGCAAGGTTGTTCTTCAGCAAGAAATTTCTACAGAACAAGTTCAAAAATTGCTGAAAGAAGGCAAAACCGACCTTCTAGCCAACTTCAAATCGAATCGAACGGGTCGCGGCTTTAAGGCCTACCTAGCTTTAGGTGCGGATGGGAAAATCGGCTTTGAATTTGAAGCTAAGGCGCCCAAGGCTGAGGGTGCGGCACCAGCCAAAAAACGGGCCGGAGCAAGTGCTGCAAGCAAATCCGCCGTTAAGCCTAAGCGCGCTAGCAAAGCGGCATCGTCCAAAACCTGA